The genomic DNA GGCAGAGGCGCCTTCGGGGCCCACCTGCAGCAGCACCGAGGAGTTCTGCGGACCCGCGTCGATCAGGAGACCGGCCAGCTTCACGCCGTCCACGTCGCCGACCTTGATCGCTGTCACACCGTTGTCCGGGATGATCGTAGCGAGCCCCAGACCGAGGACGACCGTGTTCGCCCGGTCGATGTCTATGGTCTGGTCCACGTGATAGACGCCGGGCGTGAACAGCAGGTGCAGGCCCTGCCGCACCGCGGCGTTGATGGTCTGTGCGGTGGCGCCGGGCTTGACCACGTAGAACTGGCTCAGCGGGATGGACTCGCCCTGCGGCGTGCCGGCCCACGAGATGCCGCGCGCGTTGGTGCGCTTGGCCGGGACGAAGACCTTGTACGCGGAGCCGTCCAGGTAGAGGAACGGCTTCTCGCGGGAGACCGGGGTGGTGTCGAGCGTGGTGTACGGAGGGTCGGGGAAGCTCTGCGCGGGCGCGCCCTCGACTCCGGAGAACGTCATGTTCCAGACGCCGTTGGTCCAGCCCCCGACCGAGCTGTCGCGGGTGTACCACTGCTGCTGGGAGTACGGACCGACCTGGCCGTCGATCTTGCTGTCGGCGATGTAGCCGCCGCTGGCCCAGCCGTAGCCGTCGGGCGCCAGGTTGAGCCCGCCCTTGACGTGCATCCGCCGGAACGGCGCTGCCTGCGACACGGCCCAACGGTCCGTGCCGTTCACCGGGTTGAGCGCCAGATTCTCCGCCGAGCGCCAGAAGTTCTGCGTGGCGTTCCCGTTGAACCAGCCGGCGTCGACGGTCACGTCCCCGTTGAAGGTCGTGTCGTCCGGCTTGAGGCCGAGCCCCGCGATGGAGGTGTAGAAGCCGAGTTGCGCGTTGATGTTGTTGTAGGTGCCCGGCTTGAACAGCAACGCATAGCGGCCGTTCCCGAACTGCGCGGACTCCTGCTGCTTGAAGATCTCGTCGACCTTGGCCTGGATGCCGGGCGTCGACGGGTCGAAGACCAGCACGTTCGGTCCCAGGTCGCCGCCGCCGGGAATCTGCGGTCCGCCCTGGTCACCGGTGGTGCCGAACACCTGGAACTCCCAGAGCGAGTAGCCGTACGGGGTGGCCCGGGCGGTGCCGGTCAGCCGGACGTAACGGGCGGTGCCGGAGACGTTCAGGGTCTCCGTGCCGCCGGGGCCGCCGGTGGTGGAGTAGGCGGTGGTCCATGTGCTGTTGTCCGTGGAGAACTCGATCCGGTAGCCGGTGGCGTAGGCCGCCTCCCACTTCAGCACGATCTGGGAGACCGAGGCGGAGGCGCCCAGATCGACCTTGATCCACTGCGGGTCGGAGAAGGCGCTCGACCAGCGGCTGCCGTCGTCGCCGTCCACGGCGGAGGCGGCGGGGGTGCCGGCGTTCTCCTCGCTGGAGGACGTCACGGTTCTGCCCTGGGAGAGCAGTGAGGGCGCCGCGCCGGCCGGGGTCGCGGGGACGAACGCCAGCAGCGAGATGACGAGACCGGCGACGACGGCGAGCACACCGCTACGTCGTCCGGTCGATGAACGGGCAGGTCTGCGGAGTACGGGGGGTGCGTACATGGGGGTTCGTCTCCTGAGTCGTGGTGCGGGTGCACGACGCGCAGTCTGAGAGCGCTCTCAGCTGCGGAAGATACTTCTCGCTTGACTCGGACACGTCAATAGATGTGCAGCGGGTGCTGCTTCAGGGCCTGTTGAGAACAAGAGTTGAACGAATGGTGTGGGGCGACCGGATCGTCGATCCGTCCTTACCGGTGGTGGCGCAGGCGGCCCGGGAGTGTCGGCTTCAGGGGGTCTCGCCGGACGGTCGTGGCGAGAGTCGGACCGTCCGCAGGGGCTCGCGCGGCGGGCGGGCCCGCCACTCGCGCGGGTAGCCGATCGACACCTCCTCGAACCGCACCCCGTCGTGATGGGTCACCCGCGGAATGTGCAGATGTCCGTAGATCACGGCCGCGGCGCGGAAGCGGCGATGCCAGTCCCGGGTGAGCTCGGTCCCGCACCACTGCGCGAACTCGGGGTGGCGCAGCACGTCCGTCGGTTCTCGCACCAGCGGGTAGTGGTTCACCAGGACCGTGCGGTGGTCCTCGGGGATGCCGGCCAGCCGCAGCTCGGTCTCCCGCACCCGCGCCCGGCACCAGTCGTCGCGCGTCGGGTACGGATCGGGGTGGAGGAAGTGCTCGTCGGCGCAGACGACCCCGGCCCTGTGGGCGAGGTCGAGGGACTCGTCCCTGGTGGTCGCGCCGGGGGCGCGGAACGTGTAGTCGTAGAGCAGGAAGAGCGGGGCGACGGTCACCGGCCCGTCCGCGTCCTCCCATACCGGATAGGGGTCCTCGGGGGTGAGGACGCCCAGGCTTCGGCAGAGGTCGACCAGGTGGAGGTAGCGTGCCTCGCCCCGCAACTGCACGGGATCGCTCGGGTGCGTCCACAGCTCGTGGTTCCCGGGGACCCAGACGACTTGCGCGAAGCGCTCGCTGAGCAGCGTCAGTGCCCGCTCCACGTCGGCGACCTTCTCGCCGACGTCACCTGCGACGATGAGCCAGTCGGCGTCGGTGCCGGGGCGCAGGGACGAGAAGATGTCACGGTTGTCGGCGTATGCGACGTGCAGGTCGCTGACTGCCAGCAGGTGTCCGTTCAGGGCCAGAACTCCTTGCTCCGTGGGTACCGCCCGGCAGCCACTCTATCGGCATGCCCGCGCGAGACGGCCAATGGCCGTTCAGGGAACCGGTGTTCGATCAAGACGCCGTTCGGGACGGGCGTGTGCTCTGCCGCCCTCCGGCGGCCCATGGGCACCGGCGTAGCATGATCCCCATGGAACAGCGCACACTGGGCAGGACCGGACAGGACGTATCCGTCGTCGGACAGGGCACCTGGCAGCTCGGCGGTGACTGGGGCGAGGTGCAGGAGGCGGACGCCTTCGGTGTCCTGGACGCGGCGGTCGAGTCGGGCGTCACCTTCTTCGACACGGCGGACGTGTACGGCGACGGCCGCAGCGAACAGCTCATCGGCCGCTATCTGAAGGACCGCCCGGACGCCGGTGTGTTCGTCGCCACCAAGATGGGGCGGCGTGCCGACCAGGTTCCGGAGAACTACGTCCTCGACAACTTCCGTGCCTGGAACGACCGCTCACGGGCCAACCTCGGGGTCGACACGCTCGATCTCGTGCAGCTGCACTGCCCGCCCACCGCCGTCTACTCCTCGGACGAGGTCTACGACGCGCTGGACACTCTCGTCGCCGAGCAGCGGATCGCCGCCTACGCGGTGAGTGTCGAAACGTGCGCCGAGGCGCTCACCGCCATCGCCCGCCCCGGCGTCGCGAGCGTCCAGATCATCCTCAACCCGTTCCGTCTCAAGCCGCTCGACGAAGTCCTCCCGGCTGCCCGTGCGGCAGGTGTGGGCATCATCGCGCGGGTCCCGCTCGCCTCCGGACTGCTCTCCGGGAAGTACACCAAGGACACCGTCTTCGCCCCCGAGGACCACCGCTCGTACAACCGGCACGGCGAGGCGTTCGACCAGGGCGAGACCTTCTCCGGAATCGAGTACGGCAACGGGGTGTCCGCGGCCGCCGAGTTCGCCGAACTCGCACCGCAGGGGGCGACACCGGCCCAGACCGCACTGCGCTGGATCATCCAGCAGCCCGGAGTCACCAGCGTCATCCCCGGCGCGCGCTCCGTGCAGCAGGCCCGTGCCAACGCGGCGGCCGCGTCACTTCCGCCGTTGCCGCAGAGCACCCTGGACGCCGTACGGGACCTGTACGACCGCCGGATCCGCGCGGAGGTCCACCACCGCTGGTAGCCGGAAGGCGCGGCCGGCCGGGCCCGGGCCCGGTCAGCCGGTGAGATCGACCCGCACGGTCAGCAGGTTCGTACCGACCGCCCGGACGGTGGCGCTGTTCAGGCGCGGCAACGTCCTGAGTCGTGCGCGGGCGTCGTCCTGCGGAACCAGGTGGGCGGTACCGGCATGCCAGCGCCCCTTGATCCGGATCCTGACCTGCGGGTCGGCCTGAATGTTGCGCACGTACTGCGACTTCTCGCCGTACTCCGAGACCAGCCAGAACTCGTTCCCGACGCGGCGTCCGCCGACCGGCGTCCGGCGGGGGAGTCCGGATGTGCGTCCTGTGGTCTCCAGGAGTGTCTGGCGCGGCAGCAGTCGGACCAACGGATTGCCGATCCGCCGCTGGAACGACGTGACGGCCCGGAACTTCATCTCGTGATATCTCGACATGCGTGATTCTCCCCGTCGGTGCCGGTGACCCTCGCCGGAGGTCAACCTTAGGGCTGTCCTGTGATCGGGACGGCCCTGAGGCCGACATGCCGGCCGGGGTACGGGATCCGGCGCCGGCCACGCGATCAGACCAGAGACGTACCGCGCGCGACCAGCAGGGCGATGTCGGTCGCGGCCAGGCCGAGCGTGGCCAGGAACGGCAGACGGCTGTCGGGGGAGGTGCCCGGCGGGAGGCACAGGACGACGGCCAGCGCCCCGGTCACCGCGAGGCCGCTCCAGCCCGTGGCGTCCGGTGGTCCGGGCGGCCCGAGAACGAGGGCGGCCGAGGCCGCGAGCAGCGCGAGTGCCGCTACGGTACGGGACCGGCGCCGGCCCAGACGTTGGGGCAGGCCCCGGACGCCCGCGGCCAGGTCGGCGTCGATGTCGGGGAGGACGTTGGTGAAGTGTGCACCCACCCCGAGGAGGGCACCGGCGGCCATCACCCAGGCGGCGGGCCAGGGGTGACCGGGCAGCGCGAGGGTGAGGAAGGCGGGCAGAAGTCCGAAGGCCAGCGCGTAGGGCAGCCACGACCACCGCGTCCGTTTGACGCCGAGGTTGTACGACCATGCGGCGGCCACCCCGATCAGATGCGCGCCGCCCGCCGCCGCGCCGTTCGCCAGGGACAGGGGAGTGCACAGCAGGAGCGCAGCACACGCCGCGACCGACACGCTGCGCATCCCCACCTCGCCCGCCACGAGCGGCTTGTCGCGCCGGTGTGCCGCGGTGTCCCGCGCGAGGTCGATTCGGTCATTGCTCCAGCCGACGGAGAGCTGTCCGGTGAGTACGGCCAGGGCGACCAGACAACTGCCCAGGACGTCGCGCCCCGCTGCCACGCCCAGGGCTGTGATCAAGGCGGTCACGGCCAGCGCGGGGGCCGGGTGGGCCGACAGGAGGAGCGCCAAGGCGCCGCGGCCGAGGCCGGGGGCACCCGCACGCGC from Streptomyces sp. NBC_01707 includes the following:
- a CDS encoding discoidin domain-containing protein, which produces MYAPPVLRRPARSSTGRRSGVLAVVAGLVISLLAFVPATPAGAAPSLLSQGRTVTSSSEENAGTPAASAVDGDDGSRWSSAFSDPQWIKVDLGASASVSQIVLKWEAAYATGYRIEFSTDNSTWTTAYSTTGGPGGTETLNVSGTARYVRLTGTARATPYGYSLWEFQVFGTTGDQGGPQIPGGGDLGPNVLVFDPSTPGIQAKVDEIFKQQESAQFGNGRYALLFKPGTYNNINAQLGFYTSIAGLGLKPDDTTFNGDVTVDAGWFNGNATQNFWRSAENLALNPVNGTDRWAVSQAAPFRRMHVKGGLNLAPDGYGWASGGYIADSKIDGQVGPYSQQQWYTRDSSVGGWTNGVWNMTFSGVEGAPAQSFPDPPYTTLDTTPVSREKPFLYLDGSAYKVFVPAKRTNARGISWAGTPQGESIPLSQFYVVKPGATAQTINAAVRQGLHLLFTPGVYHVDQTIDIDRANTVVLGLGLATIIPDNGVTAIKVGDVDGVKLAGLLIDAGPQNSSVLLQVGPEGASADHSANPTTVQDVFVRIGGAGPGKATTSMVINNDDTIVDHTWIWRADHGDGVGWETNRADYGIRVDGDDVLATGLFVEHFNKYDVQWNGENGRTIFFQNEKAYDAPNQAAVQNGTVKGYAAYKVADSVDNHEGWGLGSYCYFNVDPTIRQDHGFEAPVKPGVKFHDLLVVSLGGQGQYDHVINSTGSPTSGTSTVPSTVVSFP
- a CDS encoding metallophosphoesterase — translated: MNGHLLAVSDLHVAYADNRDIFSSLRPGTDADWLIVAGDVGEKVADVERALTLLSERFAQVVWVPGNHELWTHPSDPVQLRGEARYLHLVDLCRSLGVLTPEDPYPVWEDADGPVTVAPLFLLYDYTFRAPGATTRDESLDLAHRAGVVCADEHFLHPDPYPTRDDWCRARVRETELRLAGIPEDHRTVLVNHYPLVREPTDVLRHPEFAQWCGTELTRDWHRRFRAAAVIYGHLHIPRVTHHDGVRFEEVSIGYPREWRARPPREPLRTVRLSPRPSGETP
- a CDS encoding aldo/keto reductase → MIPMEQRTLGRTGQDVSVVGQGTWQLGGDWGEVQEADAFGVLDAAVESGVTFFDTADVYGDGRSEQLIGRYLKDRPDAGVFVATKMGRRADQVPENYVLDNFRAWNDRSRANLGVDTLDLVQLHCPPTAVYSSDEVYDALDTLVAEQRIAAYAVSVETCAEALTAIARPGVASVQIILNPFRLKPLDEVLPAARAAGVGIIARVPLASGLLSGKYTKDTVFAPEDHRSYNRHGEAFDQGETFSGIEYGNGVSAAAEFAELAPQGATPAQTALRWIIQQPGVTSVIPGARSVQQARANAAAASLPPLPQSTLDAVRDLYDRRIRAEVHHRW
- a CDS encoding nitroreductase family deazaflavin-dependent oxidoreductase, coding for MSRYHEMKFRAVTSFQRRIGNPLVRLLPRQTLLETTGRTSGLPRRTPVGGRRVGNEFWLVSEYGEKSQYVRNIQADPQVRIRIKGRWHAGTAHLVPQDDARARLRTLPRLNSATVRAVGTNLLTVRVDLTG
- a CDS encoding UbiA family prenyltransferase gives rise to the protein MNQTFQARSLSATPPSPAPVPAEAAARAGAPGLGRGALALLLSAHPAPALAVTALITALGVAAGRDVLGSCLVALAVLTGQLSVGWSNDRIDLARDTAAHRRDKPLVAGEVGMRSVSVAACAALLLCTPLSLANGAAAGGAHLIGVAAAWSYNLGVKRTRWSWLPYALAFGLLPAFLTLALPGHPWPAAWVMAAGALLGVGAHFTNVLPDIDADLAAGVRGLPQRLGRRRSRTVAALALLAASAALVLGPPGPPDATGWSGLAVTGALAVVLCLPPGTSPDSRLPFLATLGLAATDIALLVARGTSLV